A stretch of Macrobrachium rosenbergii isolate ZJJX-2024 chromosome 12, ASM4041242v1, whole genome shotgun sequence DNA encodes these proteins:
- the LOC136843895 gene encoding uncharacterized protein, with protein MKDLPIFPLLLGLAFLTLCCHAGDSAGAFGGHTVHKRDAEQKAPPFGVMSTCICYPMSAGLPAGFPGKDASPSQLAEWANNQGRVSSSMEAVAESKATADVSAPTYVQVYKDDSVDTKTLE; from the exons ATGAAAG ACCTTCCTATATTCCCACTGCTGCTGGGGCTAGCCTTCCTGACACTCTGCTGCCACGCAGGAGACTCCGCAGGAGCCTTCGGAGGTCACACAGTCCACAAACGGGACGCGGAGCAGAAGGCGCCGCCCTTCGGCGTGATGTCGACTTGCATCTGCTATCCTATGAGCGCAGGACTCCCAGCAGGATTCCCCGGCAAAGACGCCAGTCCCTCGCAGTTGGCAGAGTGGGCCAATAACCAGGGGAG GGTAAGCTCCTCCATGGAAGCCGTGGCTGAATCCAAGGCAACCGCGGATGTCAGTGCCCCGACTTACGTACAGGTTTACAAGGACGATTCTGTCGATACCAAGACACTGGAATGA